Proteins encoded by one window of Halictus rubicundus isolate RS-2024b chromosome 18, iyHalRubi1_principal, whole genome shotgun sequence:
- the T48 gene encoding FU domain-containing protein T48 isoform X2: MGNLSTVVKFSAVLFTCFVDFTWAENELRVTECMEGQGGCHIADWSTRDEYMGKICKETGYMFGFTGSQVAILVGVISGATICILIILCGAIIVHRRKRKTAKFIQQFEDSSERREFLKHLALLRGEGNTFLSMLNDTRRQVRELYYSGNNGDGAVGIQAYRPVLRDLARILVLINRRDEEIPIPPDDWQRLFSWAERLLRRYKRHSSPEVAQLVTFLQQPAASVQSNTPQEVKISQSPRPYELRTAPTNLTTFQANIPLTTFQASDKSSISPASSSLGYVKDSPPSSSLGQNSSGAYHEKLSPNGSSIGQTTPLVYDSQKQIKSSNTHFQELAISTFNHTFSTGATLSEPTCGIGHCETNGLDPELNPQWEFHSSTEAANYTILSDWSPTREYLIDDFTILGFRPQDEITTEL, from the exons tTACAGAATGCATGGAAGGACAAGGAGGAT GTCACATTGCAGACTGGTCAACCAGAGATGAATACATGGGCAAAATTTGTAAAGAAACTGGATATATGTTTGGATTTACTGGTAGTCAGGTGGCCATCTTGGTAGGAGTTATTTCCGGAGCAACTATTTGTATCCTTATTATATTATGTGGAGCTATAATTGTGCATCGTAGAAAAAGGAAAACTGCTAAATTTATACAACAGTTCGAGGATAG TTCAGAGAGAAGAGAATTTTTGAAACATCTAGCATTACTTAGAGGAGAAGGTAATACATTCCTTTCGATGCTCAATGATACTAGGAGACAAGTTAGGGAATTATATTATTCTGGGAATAATGGAGATGGTGCTGTTGGTATTCAAGCTTATAG ACCAGTTTTACGTGACTTGGCAAGGATACTAGTCCTTATTAATAGAAGAGATGAGGAAATACCTATTCCCCCTGATGATTGGCAAAGATTGTTCTCTTGGGCAGAAAGGCTTTTAAGGCGCTATAAAAGACATAGTTCTCCAGAG gTGGCTCAACTTGTAACTTTCTTGCAACAACCAGCAGCATCTGTACAATCGAACACGCCACAGGAAGTAAAAATCTCACAGTCACCTCGCCCATATGAGCTGAGAACTGCTCCAACTAATCTGACTACATTCCAAGCAAATATACCACTTACAACATTTCAAGCAAGTGACAAATCAAGTATAAGTCCTGCAAGTTCCAGTCTTGGATATGTAAAAGACAGTCCTCCAAGTTCCAGTCTTGGACAGAACAGTTCTGGAGCATATCATGAAAAACTTAGTCCAAATGGATCTAGCATAGGACAGACAACGCCACTAGTATACGACAGCCAAAAACAAATAAAGTCTTCGAACACACATTTCCAAGAACTTGCCATTTCAACTTTCAATCATACTTTCTCTACTGGTGCAACATTATCAGAACCTACTTGTGGAATAGGTCACTGTGAAACAAATGGACTTGATCCCGAATTAAATCCACAATGGGAATTCCATAGTTCTACAGAGGCTGCTAACTATACCATTTTATCTGATTGGTCACCTACTCGTGAATACTTGATTGATGATTTCACAATTCTAGGTTTTCGACCTCAAGATGAAATTACTACGGAATTGTAA
- the T48 gene encoding FU domain-containing protein T48 isoform X1, with protein MGNLSTVVKFSAVLFTCFVDFTWAENELRVTECMEGQGGCKRCRDKICARCAVLLYQGTCVDSCPPGHIADWSTRDEYMGKICKETGYMFGFTGSQVAILVGVISGATICILIILCGAIIVHRRKRKTAKFIQQFEDSSERREFLKHLALLRGEGNTFLSMLNDTRRQVRELYYSGNNGDGAVGIQAYRPVLRDLARILVLINRRDEEIPIPPDDWQRLFSWAERLLRRYKRHSSPEVAQLVTFLQQPAASVQSNTPQEVKISQSPRPYELRTAPTNLTTFQANIPLTTFQASDKSSISPASSSLGYVKDSPPSSSLGQNSSGAYHEKLSPNGSSIGQTTPLVYDSQKQIKSSNTHFQELAISTFNHTFSTGATLSEPTCGIGHCETNGLDPELNPQWEFHSSTEAANYTILSDWSPTREYLIDDFTILGFRPQDEITTEL; from the exons tTACAGAATGCATGGAAGGACAAGGAGGATGTAAGAGATGTAGAGATAAGATATGTGCCAGATGTGCAGTCCTTCTATATCAGGGAACTTGTGTTGATTCTTGCCCACCAGGTCACATTGCAGACTGGTCAACCAGAGATGAATACATGGGCAAAATTTGTAAAGAAACTGGATATATGTTTGGATTTACTGGTAGTCAGGTGGCCATCTTGGTAGGAGTTATTTCCGGAGCAACTATTTGTATCCTTATTATATTATGTGGAGCTATAATTGTGCATCGTAGAAAAAGGAAAACTGCTAAATTTATACAACAGTTCGAGGATAG TTCAGAGAGAAGAGAATTTTTGAAACATCTAGCATTACTTAGAGGAGAAGGTAATACATTCCTTTCGATGCTCAATGATACTAGGAGACAAGTTAGGGAATTATATTATTCTGGGAATAATGGAGATGGTGCTGTTGGTATTCAAGCTTATAG ACCAGTTTTACGTGACTTGGCAAGGATACTAGTCCTTATTAATAGAAGAGATGAGGAAATACCTATTCCCCCTGATGATTGGCAAAGATTGTTCTCTTGGGCAGAAAGGCTTTTAAGGCGCTATAAAAGACATAGTTCTCCAGAG gTGGCTCAACTTGTAACTTTCTTGCAACAACCAGCAGCATCTGTACAATCGAACACGCCACAGGAAGTAAAAATCTCACAGTCACCTCGCCCATATGAGCTGAGAACTGCTCCAACTAATCTGACTACATTCCAAGCAAATATACCACTTACAACATTTCAAGCAAGTGACAAATCAAGTATAAGTCCTGCAAGTTCCAGTCTTGGATATGTAAAAGACAGTCCTCCAAGTTCCAGTCTTGGACAGAACAGTTCTGGAGCATATCATGAAAAACTTAGTCCAAATGGATCTAGCATAGGACAGACAACGCCACTAGTATACGACAGCCAAAAACAAATAAAGTCTTCGAACACACATTTCCAAGAACTTGCCATTTCAACTTTCAATCATACTTTCTCTACTGGTGCAACATTATCAGAACCTACTTGTGGAATAGGTCACTGTGAAACAAATGGACTTGATCCCGAATTAAATCCACAATGGGAATTCCATAGTTCTACAGAGGCTGCTAACTATACCATTTTATCTGATTGGTCACCTACTCGTGAATACTTGATTGATGATTTCACAATTCTAGGTTTTCGACCTCAAGATGAAATTACTACGGAATTGTAA
- the T48 gene encoding FU domain-containing protein T48 isoform X3 has product MEGQGGCKRCRDKICARCAVLLYQGTCVDSCPPGHIADWSTRDEYMGKICKETGYMFGFTGSQVAILVGVISGATICILIILCGAIIVHRRKRKTAKFIQQFEDSSERREFLKHLALLRGEGNTFLSMLNDTRRQVRELYYSGNNGDGAVGIQAYRPVLRDLARILVLINRRDEEIPIPPDDWQRLFSWAERLLRRYKRHSSPEVAQLVTFLQQPAASVQSNTPQEVKISQSPRPYELRTAPTNLTTFQANIPLTTFQASDKSSISPASSSLGYVKDSPPSSSLGQNSSGAYHEKLSPNGSSIGQTTPLVYDSQKQIKSSNTHFQELAISTFNHTFSTGATLSEPTCGIGHCETNGLDPELNPQWEFHSSTEAANYTILSDWSPTREYLIDDFTILGFRPQDEITTEL; this is encoded by the exons ATGGAAGGACAAGGAGGATGTAAGAGATGTAGAGATAAGATATGTGCCAGATGTGCAGTCCTTCTATATCAGGGAACTTGTGTTGATTCTTGCCCACCAGGTCACATTGCAGACTGGTCAACCAGAGATGAATACATGGGCAAAATTTGTAAAGAAACTGGATATATGTTTGGATTTACTGGTAGTCAGGTGGCCATCTTGGTAGGAGTTATTTCCGGAGCAACTATTTGTATCCTTATTATATTATGTGGAGCTATAATTGTGCATCGTAGAAAAAGGAAAACTGCTAAATTTATACAACAGTTCGAGGATAG TTCAGAGAGAAGAGAATTTTTGAAACATCTAGCATTACTTAGAGGAGAAGGTAATACATTCCTTTCGATGCTCAATGATACTAGGAGACAAGTTAGGGAATTATATTATTCTGGGAATAATGGAGATGGTGCTGTTGGTATTCAAGCTTATAG ACCAGTTTTACGTGACTTGGCAAGGATACTAGTCCTTATTAATAGAAGAGATGAGGAAATACCTATTCCCCCTGATGATTGGCAAAGATTGTTCTCTTGGGCAGAAAGGCTTTTAAGGCGCTATAAAAGACATAGTTCTCCAGAG gTGGCTCAACTTGTAACTTTCTTGCAACAACCAGCAGCATCTGTACAATCGAACACGCCACAGGAAGTAAAAATCTCACAGTCACCTCGCCCATATGAGCTGAGAACTGCTCCAACTAATCTGACTACATTCCAAGCAAATATACCACTTACAACATTTCAAGCAAGTGACAAATCAAGTATAAGTCCTGCAAGTTCCAGTCTTGGATATGTAAAAGACAGTCCTCCAAGTTCCAGTCTTGGACAGAACAGTTCTGGAGCATATCATGAAAAACTTAGTCCAAATGGATCTAGCATAGGACAGACAACGCCACTAGTATACGACAGCCAAAAACAAATAAAGTCTTCGAACACACATTTCCAAGAACTTGCCATTTCAACTTTCAATCATACTTTCTCTACTGGTGCAACATTATCAGAACCTACTTGTGGAATAGGTCACTGTGAAACAAATGGACTTGATCCCGAATTAAATCCACAATGGGAATTCCATAGTTCTACAGAGGCTGCTAACTATACCATTTTATCTGATTGGTCACCTACTCGTGAATACTTGATTGATGATTTCACAATTCTAGGTTTTCGACCTCAAGATGAAATTACTACGGAATTGTAA
- the T48 gene encoding FU domain-containing protein T48 isoform X4: protein MEGQGGCHIADWSTRDEYMGKICKETGYMFGFTGSQVAILVGVISGATICILIILCGAIIVHRRKRKTAKFIQQFEDSSERREFLKHLALLRGEGNTFLSMLNDTRRQVRELYYSGNNGDGAVGIQAYRPVLRDLARILVLINRRDEEIPIPPDDWQRLFSWAERLLRRYKRHSSPEVAQLVTFLQQPAASVQSNTPQEVKISQSPRPYELRTAPTNLTTFQANIPLTTFQASDKSSISPASSSLGYVKDSPPSSSLGQNSSGAYHEKLSPNGSSIGQTTPLVYDSQKQIKSSNTHFQELAISTFNHTFSTGATLSEPTCGIGHCETNGLDPELNPQWEFHSSTEAANYTILSDWSPTREYLIDDFTILGFRPQDEITTEL, encoded by the exons ATGGAAGGACAAGGAGGAT GTCACATTGCAGACTGGTCAACCAGAGATGAATACATGGGCAAAATTTGTAAAGAAACTGGATATATGTTTGGATTTACTGGTAGTCAGGTGGCCATCTTGGTAGGAGTTATTTCCGGAGCAACTATTTGTATCCTTATTATATTATGTGGAGCTATAATTGTGCATCGTAGAAAAAGGAAAACTGCTAAATTTATACAACAGTTCGAGGATAG TTCAGAGAGAAGAGAATTTTTGAAACATCTAGCATTACTTAGAGGAGAAGGTAATACATTCCTTTCGATGCTCAATGATACTAGGAGACAAGTTAGGGAATTATATTATTCTGGGAATAATGGAGATGGTGCTGTTGGTATTCAAGCTTATAG ACCAGTTTTACGTGACTTGGCAAGGATACTAGTCCTTATTAATAGAAGAGATGAGGAAATACCTATTCCCCCTGATGATTGGCAAAGATTGTTCTCTTGGGCAGAAAGGCTTTTAAGGCGCTATAAAAGACATAGTTCTCCAGAG gTGGCTCAACTTGTAACTTTCTTGCAACAACCAGCAGCATCTGTACAATCGAACACGCCACAGGAAGTAAAAATCTCACAGTCACCTCGCCCATATGAGCTGAGAACTGCTCCAACTAATCTGACTACATTCCAAGCAAATATACCACTTACAACATTTCAAGCAAGTGACAAATCAAGTATAAGTCCTGCAAGTTCCAGTCTTGGATATGTAAAAGACAGTCCTCCAAGTTCCAGTCTTGGACAGAACAGTTCTGGAGCATATCATGAAAAACTTAGTCCAAATGGATCTAGCATAGGACAGACAACGCCACTAGTATACGACAGCCAAAAACAAATAAAGTCTTCGAACACACATTTCCAAGAACTTGCCATTTCAACTTTCAATCATACTTTCTCTACTGGTGCAACATTATCAGAACCTACTTGTGGAATAGGTCACTGTGAAACAAATGGACTTGATCCCGAATTAAATCCACAATGGGAATTCCATAGTTCTACAGAGGCTGCTAACTATACCATTTTATCTGATTGGTCACCTACTCGTGAATACTTGATTGATGATTTCACAATTCTAGGTTTTCGACCTCAAGATGAAATTACTACGGAATTGTAA